From a region of the Lactuca sativa cultivar Salinas chromosome 4, Lsat_Salinas_v11, whole genome shotgun sequence genome:
- the LOC111889166 gene encoding kinesin-like protein KIN-4A isoform X2 — METAASATTMEDCCVKVAVHIRPLIGDEKLQACKDCVAVVPGKPQVQLGTHSFTFDHVYGSTGTPSSAMFEECVSPLVDGLFQGYNATVLAYGQTGSGKTYTMGSGCKDGAQTGLIPQAMSALFNKIESLKHQIEFQLHVSFIEILKEEVRDLLDPNSSNKSESPNGQNGKVNIPGKPPIQIRETSNGVITLAGSTECGVQTLKEMADCLEHGSLSRATGSTNMNNQSSRSHAIFTITVEQIRKGDSNSNDSMGDEYLCAKLHLVDLAGSERAKRTGSDGMRFKEGVHINKGLLALGNVISALGDEKKRKEGAHVPYRDSKLTRLLQDSLGGNSRTVMIACVSPADINAEETLNTLKYANRARNIQNKPVVNRDPMSSEMLKMRQQLECLQAELCARGGGSSVELQVLRERIAWLEATNQDLCRELHVYRSRGIAIDHSEMDTKGDDSFCLENEGIKRSLQSSVDSSDYQMSESGDSTGIDEEAAKEWEHTLLQDSMDKELHELNKRLEQKESEMKLFGGFDTMTLKQHFGKKIMELEDEKRAVQKERDRLQTEIENLSATSDGQTQKLQDLHSHKLKSLESQILDLKKKKDSQVQIMKQKQKSDEAAKKLQDEIQFIKAQKVQLQHRIKQEAEQFRQWKASREKELLQLKKEGRRNEYERHKLQALNQRQKMVLQRKTEEAAMATKRLKELLEARKSTRDNSVTSNGNGTNVQNNEKSLQRWLDHELEVMVNVHEVRHEYEKQSQVRAALAEELAVLRQVEEFAAKGVSPPKGKNAFSRASSLSPEARMSRISSLESMLNISSNSLVFMASQLSEAEERERAFANRGRWNQLRSMGDAKNLLQYMFNSLADARCQSWEKDIDMKEMDEQLQELVGLLRQSELRRKEAEKELKLREQQTVATALPSSASGNSHNSLKHLADDMSGPLSPNSVPVPKQLKYTAGIANGSVRESAAFIDQKRKMVPIGQLSLKKLALVGHSSGKLWRWKRSHHQWLLQFKWKWQKPWRLSELIKHSDETIMRTKSRAHAISDVIYHHRH; from the exons ATGGAAACAGCGGCTTCCGCCACGACTATGGAGGATTGTTGTGTCAAAGTAGCAGTACACATAAGGCCTCTAATCGGAGATGAAAAGCTTCAAGCGTGTAAGGATTGTGTCGCTGTCGTCCCTGGGAAACCTCAG GTGCAACTTGGTACACATTCTTTTACTTTTGATCATGTGTATGGAAGCACTGGAACCCCATCATCTGCCATGTTTGAAGAGTGTGTTTctcctcttgttgatggtttattTCAAGGATATAATGCTACTGTTTTAGCTTATGGCcag ACTGGTTCAGGAAAGACATACACCATGGGTTCTGGATGCAAAGATGGTGCCCAAACAGGGCTTATTCCTCAAGCTATGAGTGCTTTATTCAACAAGATTGAAAGTTTAAAGCATCAAATAGAATTCCAGTTGCATGTCTCTTTCATTGAG ATTCTAAAAGAAGAAGTAAGGGACTTGCTGGATCCCAATTCCAGTAATAAATCAGAGTCACCAAATGGGCAAAATGGGAAAGTAAATATTCCAGGGAAGCCACCAATACAAATTCGTGAAACTTCAAATGGTGTCATAACACTTGCAGGATCAACTGAATGTGGTGTTCAAACCTTAAAAGAAATGGCTGATTGTCTGGAACATGGATCTTTAAGCAGGGCAACAGGGAGTACAAACATGAATAACCAATCAAG TCGTTCACATGCCATTTTCACAATAACGGTTGAACAAATACGAAAAGGTGATTCAAATTCAAATGACTCCATGGGTGATGAATATTTATGTGCAAAGTTGCATTTAGTTGATCTTGCTGGATCAGAAAGAGCTAAAAGAACAGGTTCTGATGGAATGAGGTTCAAAGAAGGAGTTCATATCAACAAGGGTCTTCTTGCACTTGGAAATGTCATAAGTGCCCTTGGTGATGAGAAGAAACGAAAAGAAGGTGCTCATGTTCCCTACAGAGATAGTAAACTCACTCGTCTCTTACAAGATTCACTTGGTGGAAACAGTAGAACCGTTATGATTG CATGTGTTAGTCCTGCTGATATAAATGCTGAGGAAACTCTCAACACATTGAAGTATGCTAATCGCGCTCGAAATATCCAGAATAAGCCTGTG GTCAATAGGGATCCAATGTCCAGTGAAATGTTGAAGATGCGCCAACAATTAGAGTGTTTGCAGGCTGAACTTTGTGCTCGTGGTGGAGGTTCTTCGGTTGAATTACAA GTACTAAGGGAAAGGATTGCTTGGCTTGAAGCTACCAATCAGGATCTTTGTAGGGAGCTTCATGTTTACAGAAGCCGAGGCATTGCCATTGATCACTCTGAAATGGATACTAAA GGTGATGAttccttttgtttggaaaatGAAGGAATTAAACGAAGCTTGCAAAGTAGTGTTGATTCATCTGATTATCAGATGAGTGAAAGTG GTGATTCTACTGGTATAGATGAAGAAGCAGCAAAAGAATGGGAGCACACCCTTCTACAAGACTCCATGGACAAAGAACTACATGAATTGAATAAACGCTTAGAACAAAAGGAG TCGGAGATGAAACTTTTTGGTGGATTTGATACAATGACCCTTAAGCAAcattttggaaagaaaataatGGAACTTGAGGATGAAAAAAGGGCAGTACAG AAAGAGAGAGACAGGTTGCAGACTGAAATTGAAAATCTTTCAGCTACTTCAGATGGCCAAACACAAAAATTGCAAGATTTACATTCCCACAAGTTAAAATCACTCGAATCAcag ATTCTGGACCTGAAGAAGAAAAAAGATAGTCAAGTGCAAATTatgaaacaaaaacaaaagagTGATGAAGCAGCCAAAAAGTTACAAGATGAGATACAATTCATCAAGGCACAAAAG GTTCAACTGCAACACAGAATAAAGCAAGAAGCTGAGCAATTCAGGCAGTGGAAAGCATCTCGTGAAAAAGAATTATTGCAG CTAAAAAAAGAAGGGAGGAGAAATGAATATGAAAGGCACAAACTGCAAGCTCTAAATCAACGCCAGAAAATG GTTCTACAAAGAAAGACAGAAGAGGCTGCAATGGCAACCAAGAGGCTCAAAGAATTGCTAGAGGCCCGCAAGTCAACACGTGACAACTCAG TGACTAGCAATGGAAATGGAACAAATGTACAG aACAATGAGAAGTCATTGCAGCGGTGGCTTGATCATGAGCTGGAAGTGATGGTGAACGTTCATGAAGTTCGACATGAATATGAGAAACAAAGCCAAGT GCGTGCTGCACTTGCGGAAGAGCTTGCTGTTCTTAGACAAGTTGAAGAATTTGCTGCAAAAGGAGTTAGTCCTCCAAAAGGAAAGAATGCTTTCTCTAG GGCGTCATCTTTATCACCTGAAGCAAGAATGTCAAGAATATCTTCACTAGAGAGCATGTTAAACATTTCATCAAATTCACTTGTGTTCATGGCTTCACAACTCTCCGAGGCAGAAGAAAGGGAACGTGCCTTTGCTAACCGTGGACGTTGGAATCAGCTCCGATCAATGGGCGATGCTAAAAATCTGCTTCAGTATATGTTCAATTCTCTTGCAGATGCTAG GTGCCAATCATGGGAAAAGGATATTGACATGAAGGAAATGGACGAACAGTTGCAAGAGCTTGTGGGTCTTCTTAGACAAAGTGAATTAAGAAGAAAAGAAGCCGAGAAGGAGCTAAAACTTAGGGAGCAGCAAACTGTCGCAACCGCATTGCCTTCATCTGCCTCC GGAAACTCCCACAATTCGCTAAAACACTTGGCTGATGACATGAGCGGACCGTTATCTCCAAACTCTGTACCCGTACCAAAACAACTGAAATACACAGCAGGCATAGCTAACGGTTCAGTCAGGGAGTCAGCCGCCTTCATAGACCAGAAACGAAAG ATGGTGCCGATTGGTCAGTTGTCTCTGAAGAAGCTGGCTCTGGTGGGCCACTCCTCCGGGAAACTATGGAGGTGGAAGAGGAGCCACCATCAATGGCTACTCCAATTCAAATGGAAATGGCAAAAACCATGGAGACTCTCCGAGCTTATAAAACACAGCGATGAAACAATCATGAGAACAAAATCTCGCGCACATGCAATATCTGACGTCATTTATCATCATAGACATTAA
- the LOC111889162 gene encoding secreted RxLR effector protein 161-like, with translation MEPKLKINHDGDGENFDSTEYRRVVGCLSYLKDTRPDISYAVGIASHFMEQPTTLYFQVVKHILRYVKGTIDYGLNCGNGREVEDLVGFSDSDHDGDKVGGNSTSGMIFYLGRNAVTWQSQKQRTVALSTCEVELMAATSAACQGIWNGNITKDLTGHHGCHSPYLLTTSQRFS, from the coding sequence ATGGAACCTAAGTTGAAGATTAATCATGATGGAGATGGTGAAAATTTTGACTCAACTGAATATAGGAGAGTAGTGGGATGTCTAAGCTACTTGAAAGACACTCGGCCGGATATATCATACGCGGTTGGTATTGCTAGTCATTTCATGGAACAACCAACCACCTTGTATTTTCAAGTGGTAAAACATATTTTGCGATATGTTAAAGGAACCATTGATTATGGGCTTAACTGTGGAAATGGTCGTGAAGTTGAAGACTTGGTTGGGTTTAGTGACAGTGATCATGATGGTGACAAGGTTGGTGGGAATAGTACAAGTGGAATGATTTTCTACCTAGGAAGAAATGCAGTAACATGGCAATCTCAAAAGCAAAGGACGGTTGCTTTGTCAACTTGTGAAGTTGAGTTAATGGCAGCCACGTCAGCTGCATGTCAAGGCATTTGGAATGGAAATATCACAAAGGATCTTACGGGACATCATGGATGCCACTCACCTTATTTGTTGACAACAAGTCAGCGATTCAGTTGA
- the LOC111889166 gene encoding kinesin-like protein KIN-4A isoform X1: protein MKGNVTQVYLQLFAEIYFHCCFNVMETAASATTMEDCCVKVAVHIRPLIGDEKLQACKDCVAVVPGKPQVQLGTHSFTFDHVYGSTGTPSSAMFEECVSPLVDGLFQGYNATVLAYGQTGSGKTYTMGSGCKDGAQTGLIPQAMSALFNKIESLKHQIEFQLHVSFIEILKEEVRDLLDPNSSNKSESPNGQNGKVNIPGKPPIQIRETSNGVITLAGSTECGVQTLKEMADCLEHGSLSRATGSTNMNNQSSRSHAIFTITVEQIRKGDSNSNDSMGDEYLCAKLHLVDLAGSERAKRTGSDGMRFKEGVHINKGLLALGNVISALGDEKKRKEGAHVPYRDSKLTRLLQDSLGGNSRTVMIACVSPADINAEETLNTLKYANRARNIQNKPVVNRDPMSSEMLKMRQQLECLQAELCARGGGSSVELQVLRERIAWLEATNQDLCRELHVYRSRGIAIDHSEMDTKGDDSFCLENEGIKRSLQSSVDSSDYQMSESGDSTGIDEEAAKEWEHTLLQDSMDKELHELNKRLEQKESEMKLFGGFDTMTLKQHFGKKIMELEDEKRAVQKERDRLQTEIENLSATSDGQTQKLQDLHSHKLKSLESQILDLKKKKDSQVQIMKQKQKSDEAAKKLQDEIQFIKAQKVQLQHRIKQEAEQFRQWKASREKELLQLKKEGRRNEYERHKLQALNQRQKMVLQRKTEEAAMATKRLKELLEARKSTRDNSVTSNGNGTNVQNNEKSLQRWLDHELEVMVNVHEVRHEYEKQSQVRAALAEELAVLRQVEEFAAKGVSPPKGKNAFSRASSLSPEARMSRISSLESMLNISSNSLVFMASQLSEAEERERAFANRGRWNQLRSMGDAKNLLQYMFNSLADARCQSWEKDIDMKEMDEQLQELVGLLRQSELRRKEAEKELKLREQQTVATALPSSASGNSHNSLKHLADDMSGPLSPNSVPVPKQLKYTAGIANGSVRESAAFIDQKRKMVPIGQLSLKKLALVGHSSGKLWRWKRSHHQWLLQFKWKWQKPWRLSELIKHSDETIMRTKSRAHAISDVIYHHRH from the exons ATGAAAGGAAATGTAACTCAAGTCTACTTACAG CTGTTTGCAGAAATCTACTTCCACTGTTGCTTTAATGTGATGGAAACAGCGGCTTCCGCCACGACTATGGAGGATTGTTGTGTCAAAGTAGCAGTACACATAAGGCCTCTAATCGGAGATGAAAAGCTTCAAGCGTGTAAGGATTGTGTCGCTGTCGTCCCTGGGAAACCTCAG GTGCAACTTGGTACACATTCTTTTACTTTTGATCATGTGTATGGAAGCACTGGAACCCCATCATCTGCCATGTTTGAAGAGTGTGTTTctcctcttgttgatggtttattTCAAGGATATAATGCTACTGTTTTAGCTTATGGCcag ACTGGTTCAGGAAAGACATACACCATGGGTTCTGGATGCAAAGATGGTGCCCAAACAGGGCTTATTCCTCAAGCTATGAGTGCTTTATTCAACAAGATTGAAAGTTTAAAGCATCAAATAGAATTCCAGTTGCATGTCTCTTTCATTGAG ATTCTAAAAGAAGAAGTAAGGGACTTGCTGGATCCCAATTCCAGTAATAAATCAGAGTCACCAAATGGGCAAAATGGGAAAGTAAATATTCCAGGGAAGCCACCAATACAAATTCGTGAAACTTCAAATGGTGTCATAACACTTGCAGGATCAACTGAATGTGGTGTTCAAACCTTAAAAGAAATGGCTGATTGTCTGGAACATGGATCTTTAAGCAGGGCAACAGGGAGTACAAACATGAATAACCAATCAAG TCGTTCACATGCCATTTTCACAATAACGGTTGAACAAATACGAAAAGGTGATTCAAATTCAAATGACTCCATGGGTGATGAATATTTATGTGCAAAGTTGCATTTAGTTGATCTTGCTGGATCAGAAAGAGCTAAAAGAACAGGTTCTGATGGAATGAGGTTCAAAGAAGGAGTTCATATCAACAAGGGTCTTCTTGCACTTGGAAATGTCATAAGTGCCCTTGGTGATGAGAAGAAACGAAAAGAAGGTGCTCATGTTCCCTACAGAGATAGTAAACTCACTCGTCTCTTACAAGATTCACTTGGTGGAAACAGTAGAACCGTTATGATTG CATGTGTTAGTCCTGCTGATATAAATGCTGAGGAAACTCTCAACACATTGAAGTATGCTAATCGCGCTCGAAATATCCAGAATAAGCCTGTG GTCAATAGGGATCCAATGTCCAGTGAAATGTTGAAGATGCGCCAACAATTAGAGTGTTTGCAGGCTGAACTTTGTGCTCGTGGTGGAGGTTCTTCGGTTGAATTACAA GTACTAAGGGAAAGGATTGCTTGGCTTGAAGCTACCAATCAGGATCTTTGTAGGGAGCTTCATGTTTACAGAAGCCGAGGCATTGCCATTGATCACTCTGAAATGGATACTAAA GGTGATGAttccttttgtttggaaaatGAAGGAATTAAACGAAGCTTGCAAAGTAGTGTTGATTCATCTGATTATCAGATGAGTGAAAGTG GTGATTCTACTGGTATAGATGAAGAAGCAGCAAAAGAATGGGAGCACACCCTTCTACAAGACTCCATGGACAAAGAACTACATGAATTGAATAAACGCTTAGAACAAAAGGAG TCGGAGATGAAACTTTTTGGTGGATTTGATACAATGACCCTTAAGCAAcattttggaaagaaaataatGGAACTTGAGGATGAAAAAAGGGCAGTACAG AAAGAGAGAGACAGGTTGCAGACTGAAATTGAAAATCTTTCAGCTACTTCAGATGGCCAAACACAAAAATTGCAAGATTTACATTCCCACAAGTTAAAATCACTCGAATCAcag ATTCTGGACCTGAAGAAGAAAAAAGATAGTCAAGTGCAAATTatgaaacaaaaacaaaagagTGATGAAGCAGCCAAAAAGTTACAAGATGAGATACAATTCATCAAGGCACAAAAG GTTCAACTGCAACACAGAATAAAGCAAGAAGCTGAGCAATTCAGGCAGTGGAAAGCATCTCGTGAAAAAGAATTATTGCAG CTAAAAAAAGAAGGGAGGAGAAATGAATATGAAAGGCACAAACTGCAAGCTCTAAATCAACGCCAGAAAATG GTTCTACAAAGAAAGACAGAAGAGGCTGCAATGGCAACCAAGAGGCTCAAAGAATTGCTAGAGGCCCGCAAGTCAACACGTGACAACTCAG TGACTAGCAATGGAAATGGAACAAATGTACAG aACAATGAGAAGTCATTGCAGCGGTGGCTTGATCATGAGCTGGAAGTGATGGTGAACGTTCATGAAGTTCGACATGAATATGAGAAACAAAGCCAAGT GCGTGCTGCACTTGCGGAAGAGCTTGCTGTTCTTAGACAAGTTGAAGAATTTGCTGCAAAAGGAGTTAGTCCTCCAAAAGGAAAGAATGCTTTCTCTAG GGCGTCATCTTTATCACCTGAAGCAAGAATGTCAAGAATATCTTCACTAGAGAGCATGTTAAACATTTCATCAAATTCACTTGTGTTCATGGCTTCACAACTCTCCGAGGCAGAAGAAAGGGAACGTGCCTTTGCTAACCGTGGACGTTGGAATCAGCTCCGATCAATGGGCGATGCTAAAAATCTGCTTCAGTATATGTTCAATTCTCTTGCAGATGCTAG GTGCCAATCATGGGAAAAGGATATTGACATGAAGGAAATGGACGAACAGTTGCAAGAGCTTGTGGGTCTTCTTAGACAAAGTGAATTAAGAAGAAAAGAAGCCGAGAAGGAGCTAAAACTTAGGGAGCAGCAAACTGTCGCAACCGCATTGCCTTCATCTGCCTCC GGAAACTCCCACAATTCGCTAAAACACTTGGCTGATGACATGAGCGGACCGTTATCTCCAAACTCTGTACCCGTACCAAAACAACTGAAATACACAGCAGGCATAGCTAACGGTTCAGTCAGGGAGTCAGCCGCCTTCATAGACCAGAAACGAAAG ATGGTGCCGATTGGTCAGTTGTCTCTGAAGAAGCTGGCTCTGGTGGGCCACTCCTCCGGGAAACTATGGAGGTGGAAGAGGAGCCACCATCAATGGCTACTCCAATTCAAATGGAAATGGCAAAAACCATGGAGACTCTCCGAGCTTATAAAACACAGCGATGAAACAATCATGAGAACAAAATCTCGCGCACATGCAATATCTGACGTCATTTATCATCATAGACATTAA